A window of uncultured Fusobacterium sp. contains these coding sequences:
- the radA gene encoding DNA repair protein RadA: MAKTKSFYVCSECGYKTVKWTGKCPQCNNWGTFEEEIEVATSTGIPVASSATSIKETAERVFSFESIILEENERYKTQMGEFDRVLGGGLLSGEVVLITGNPGIGKSTLLLQVANEYTTYGDVIYISGEESPSQVKNRGERLKIKSKNLYLMSETDISKIYEYLISKKPKVVIVDSIQTLYNSVVDSIPGTPTQIRECTLKIIELAKKYGISFFIVGHITKDGKVAGPKLLEHMVDAVFNFEGEEGLFYRILRSTKNRFGSTNELAVFNMEEDGMKEIKNSSEYFLSEREEKNIGSMVVPVLEGTKVFLLEVQTLLTEVTIGIPKRIVQGFDRNRIQILIAIAEKKMHINLSMKDIFLNIPGGLNIEDPAADLAVLISMLSIYKGVEISQKIAAIGELGLRGEIRKVFFIDKRLRELEKLGFKGVYIPEANRKEIEKNKYNLKLIYLKNLEELLERMN; this comes from the coding sequence ATGGCAAAAACTAAGAGTTTTTATGTATGTAGTGAATGTGGATATAAAACAGTGAAATGGACGGGGAAGTGTCCTCAATGTAATAATTGGGGAACTTTTGAAGAGGAGATAGAAGTTGCAACTTCTACTGGAATCCCTGTTGCTTCATCAGCTACTTCAATAAAAGAAACAGCAGAAAGAGTTTTTTCCTTTGAAAGTATTATACTTGAAGAAAATGAAAGATATAAAACTCAGATGGGAGAGTTTGATAGAGTATTAGGGGGAGGACTTTTAAGTGGTGAGGTTGTTTTGATAACAGGAAATCCTGGGATAGGAAAATCTACATTACTTTTACAAGTAGCTAATGAGTACACTACATATGGAGATGTAATCTATATATCAGGGGAAGAATCTCCTTCTCAAGTTAAAAATAGAGGAGAGAGGTTAAAAATAAAAAGTAAAAATTTGTATTTAATGTCAGAGACAGATATCTCTAAAATATATGAATATTTAATTTCTAAAAAGCCTAAAGTAGTTATTGTAGACTCAATACAAACTTTATATAACTCAGTTGTAGATTCTATTCCAGGAACGCCTACACAAATAAGAGAGTGTACTTTAAAAATAATAGAGCTAGCAAAAAAATATGGAATCTCTTTTTTTATAGTAGGACATATTACAAAAGATGGAAAAGTAGCAGGACCTAAACTGTTAGAACATATGGTAGATGCTGTATTTAACTTTGAAGGAGAAGAGGGACTTTTTTATAGAATTTTAAGAAGTACTAAAAATAGATTTGGTTCAACAAATGAGTTAGCTGTTTTTAATATGGAAGAAGATGGAATGAAAGAGATAAAAAATTCTTCTGAATATTTTTTAAGTGAGAGAGAAGAGAAAAATATTGGAAGTATGGTAGTTCCTGTTTTAGAAGGAACAAAGGTTTTTTTATTGGAAGTTCAAACTCTTCTTACTGAAGTTACAATTGGTATACCTAAAAGAATTGTTCAAGGTTTTGATAGAAATAGAATACAAATTTTAATAGCAATAGCAGAAAAAAAGATGCATATAAATTTATCAATGAAAGATATTTTTTTAAATATTCCAGGAGGACTTAATATTGAAGATCCAGCAGCAGATTTAGCAGTATTAATTTCAATGCTTTCAATTTATAAGGGAGTAGAAATTAGTCAAAAAATTGCAGCAATAGGGGAGTTAGGTCTAAGAGGAGAGATAAGAAAAGTATTTTTTATAGATAAAAGATTGAGAGAGTTAGAGAAATTAGGATTTAAAGGGGTTTATATTCCTGAGGCTAATAGAAAAGAGATAGAGAAAAATAAATATAATTTGAAACTGATATATTTAAAGAATTTAGAAGAACTTTTAGAAAGGATGAATTAA
- the disA gene encoding DNA integrity scanning diadenylate cyclase DisA, which translates to MDSKKLEEMLSFVTPGTALREGLNNILEAGLGALIVVGFDENVKKLTDGGFFLDCDFTPERVYELAKMDGAIILDAECKKIMYANVHLQPDRKYKSTESGTRHRTAQRAGQQTGKLVIAVSERRNVITLYKDDIRYRLKDVSSIESEASQAIKTMERYKAVLDRALANLTILELDNTATLYDVATALQRFEMLRRIGDEVNNCVVELGVEGRLLNLQFQDLNQDIEEDEYDLIRDYIGEDIEYKDVKEKMHSLDDEELLEVENFSHALGYGKSYSLLDNEVSPKGYRLLGRISKLTKKDIDKLISKYNGISMLQEVPDEELSEMKISKAKIKALKSGLKRLKLTVELEKV; encoded by the coding sequence ATGGACAGTAAAAAATTAGAAGAGATGCTGTCATTTGTAACACCTGGGACAGCTCTCAGAGAAGGATTAAATAATATATTAGAAGCTGGATTAGGAGCTCTAATTGTTGTTGGATTTGATGAAAATGTAAAAAAACTAACAGATGGTGGATTTTTCTTAGATTGTGATTTTACTCCAGAAAGAGTTTATGAACTTGCTAAGATGGATGGAGCAATAATATTAGATGCAGAGTGTAAAAAAATTATGTATGCCAATGTTCATCTTCAACCAGATAGAAAATATAAGTCTACAGAGAGTGGAACAAGACATAGAACTGCTCAAAGAGCTGGTCAACAAACTGGAAAACTTGTAATAGCTGTATCAGAAAGAAGAAATGTAATTACTTTATATAAAGATGATATAAGGTATAGATTAAAAGATGTTTCTTCTATTGAAAGTGAAGCTTCTCAAGCTATAAAAACTATGGAGAGATATAAAGCTGTTTTAGATAGAGCATTAGCTAATTTAACAATACTTGAATTAGATAATACAGCAACTTTATATGATGTAGCTACAGCACTTCAAAGATTTGAAATGCTTAGAAGAATAGGTGATGAAGTAAATAATTGTGTTGTTGAACTTGGAGTAGAAGGAAGACTTTTAAATCTACAGTTTCAAGATTTAAATCAAGATATTGAAGAGGATGAATATGATCTAATTAGAGATTATATTGGAGAAGATATCGAGTACAAAGATGTAAAAGAGAAAATGCATAGTTTAGATGATGAAGAGCTGTTAGAAGTTGAAAATTTTTCTCATGCTCTTGGATATGGTAAAAGTTATAGTTTATTAGATAATGAAGTAAGTCCAAAAGGATATAGACTTTTAGGTAGAATTAGTAAACTAACTAAAAAAGATATAGATAAATTAATTAGTAAATACAATGGAATTTCAATGTTACAAGAGGTTCCTGATGAAGAGCTATCAGAAATGAAAATCAGTAAAGCTAAAATAAAAGCTCTAAAGAGTGGTTTGAAAAGATTAAAATTAACTGTAGAGTTAGAAAAGGTATAG
- a CDS encoding Na+/H+ antiporter NhaC family protein, translated as MEDLMKKNIESSFIGLVPLIIFVLIYLGTGILLQLQGVSMAFYQLPSPVAVFIGIIFAFILFKGNIKEKFHTFLEGCGHQDIVTMCIIYLLAGAFAGVAKAMGGVDSTVNLALSYIPVNFLAPSLFIVAGFISTATGTSVGSIVSIAPIAVGLAEKSGVSLPLILAAVMGGAMFGDNLSIISDTTIAATRTQNVEMKDKFRVNLYMALPAAILTTILLVIFGSPEHITTLEVLNYNIFKVIPYIAVLVMAISGLNVFVVLACGIIIAGLIGFLAGDFTLLSLSKEIYTGFQGMNEIFLLSLLSGGLANMTAKAGGIEWLIGHIQKLIIGKKTAKLGIGFLVSLIDMAVANNTVAIIISGPIAKDISKKYDVNPKESAAILDIFSCIFQGMIPYGAQMLILLNFAGDKVSPLELISLLWYQMILLIFTLIFIKFKNK; from the coding sequence ATGGAGGACTTAATGAAAAAAAATATAGAAAGTAGTTTTATTGGGTTGGTACCCCTGATTATTTTTGTTCTAATATACTTAGGAACTGGTATTTTATTACAACTTCAAGGAGTTTCTATGGCTTTCTATCAACTGCCATCTCCTGTTGCTGTTTTTATTGGAATTATTTTTGCCTTTATTCTTTTTAAAGGAAATATTAAAGAGAAATTTCATACTTTTTTAGAAGGATGTGGACATCAAGATATAGTTACTATGTGTATAATATATCTTTTAGCTGGTGCATTTGCTGGAGTTGCTAAAGCTATGGGAGGAGTAGATTCTACTGTCAATCTTGCTCTTTCATATATTCCTGTAAATTTTTTAGCTCCTAGTTTATTTATAGTAGCTGGTTTTATCTCTACAGCAACAGGAACTTCTGTGGGTTCTATTGTTTCAATAGCTCCTATTGCAGTTGGTCTAGCTGAAAAAAGTGGAGTTTCCCTTCCACTTATACTAGCAGCTGTAATGGGAGGAGCTATGTTTGGAGATAATCTATCTATTATTTCTGATACAACTATAGCAGCTACTCGTACACAAAATGTAGAAATGAAAGATAAATTTAGAGTCAATTTATACATGGCTCTTCCTGCAGCTATTTTAACAACCATACTTTTAGTTATCTTCGGTTCTCCTGAACATATAACTACTTTAGAGGTTTTAAATTATAATATTTTTAAAGTTATTCCATATATAGCAGTTTTAGTTATGGCTATAAGTGGATTAAATGTTTTTGTAGTTTTAGCTTGTGGAATTATTATAGCTGGATTAATTGGATTTTTAGCTGGAGATTTTACCCTACTTTCTCTTTCAAAAGAGATTTATACTGGTTTCCAAGGAATGAATGAAATATTTTTACTTTCTCTTCTTTCTGGAGGACTAGCTAATATGACTGCTAAAGCAGGGGGAATTGAATGGTTAATTGGTCATATTCAAAAATTAATTATTGGTAAAAAAACTGCTAAATTAGGAATAGGATTTCTCGTTTCTCTAATTGATATGGCAGTTGCTAATAATACAGTTGCAATTATAATAAGTGGACCTATAGCTAAAGATATTTCAAAAAAATATGATGTGAATCCTAAGGAAAGTGCCGCTATTCTAGATATATTTTCTTGTATATTTCAAGGAATGATTCCCTATGGAGCTCAAATGCTTATTCTTTTAAATTTTGCTGGAGATAAAGTGTCACCATTAGAACTGATTTCTTTGCTTTGGTACCAGATGATTTTACTCATATTTACTTTAATTTTTATAAAATTTAAAAATAAATAA
- a CDS encoding replication initiation protein: MNKINDKFSLLNFELIGKDIKIDFTKHLTKKDKEFFRHIKMQKYNHISLLKFYEIYSLKEKENVIKFLNNLMNKNIIISSKENNYFTCINILQSYHINNAFIYLVFSDEITSSFKKGSFFDKLGLRNILFLEEKFSYRLYQYIYNNREDNIYISIEELREILEIGDSYKRFYDIEKNLLIPILEDIKNNGEIELTYQKIKNGEHKSAKILGINLNRIVPVTVDSNSDPTLHTIDILMAKLGNNIKNFSEIYSLLIKTITEYGEDFAKEKVEYVLKNYDSDIEKNLKASLTQDNINEIIEKPDFILKKAFKSLFQMHTEILLFIQKNNLPQLSKYMFTITLYSLKDKESVTLKDKNMSIKITYNKNDISIIEFYLY, encoded by the coding sequence ATGAATAAAATCAATGATAAATTTTCACTATTAAATTTTGAATTGATAGGTAAAGATATAAAAATTGATTTTACCAAACATTTGACGAAAAAAGATAAAGAATTTTTTCGACATATTAAAATGCAAAAATATAATCATATATCTCTTTTAAAATTTTATGAAATTTATTCCTTAAAAGAAAAAGAGAATGTAATTAAATTTCTAAACAATCTTATGAATAAAAATATAATTATCTCTTCTAAAGAAAATAACTATTTTACCTGTATAAATATACTTCAATCCTATCACATTAATAATGCTTTTATATATTTAGTTTTTTCTGATGAAATTACTAGTTCTTTTAAAAAAGGATCTTTTTTTGATAAACTAGGACTTAGAAACATTCTTTTCTTAGAAGAAAAATTCTCTTATAGATTATATCAATACATCTATAATAATAGAGAAGATAATATTTATATTTCTATTGAAGAACTTAGAGAGATATTGGAAATTGGTGATTCTTATAAAAGATTTTATGATATTGAAAAAAATTTATTAATACCAATATTAGAAGATATTAAAAACAATGGTGAAATTGAATTAACTTATCAAAAAATTAAAAATGGTGAACATAAAAGTGCAAAGATTCTAGGAATTAATTTAAATAGAATAGTTCCAGTAACTGTTGATTCTAATAGTGACCCTACTTTACATACAATAGATATTTTAATGGCTAAATTAGGAAATAATATTAAAAATTTCTCTGAAATTTATTCTTTATTAATAAAAACTATTACTGAATATGGAGAGGATTTTGCAAAAGAAAAAGTTGAATATGTTTTAAAAAATTATGATAGTGATATTGAAAAAAATTTAAAAGCTTCTCTTACTCAAGATAATATAAATGAAATTATTGAAAAACCTGATTTTATTTTGAAAAAAGCTTTTAAATCTTTATTTCAAATGCATACAGAAATTCTTTTATTTATTCAAAAAAATAATTTACCACAACTCTCAAAATATATGTTTACTATTACTTTATACTCTTTGAAAGATAAAGAATCTGTCACTTTAAAAGATAAAAATATGTCCATAAAAATTACATATAATAAAAATGATATTTCAATAATTGAATTTTATCTATATTAA
- a CDS encoding PTS lactose/cellobiose transporter subunit IIA, with the protein MDLSIEEIAMTIVGNAGEARSLAFEALKEAKDGNYEKAKEYLEQSKERSLAAHEMQTELICNEADGNGIEMNLLMVHAQDHLMTSILARELIEEMIGLYKKLDK; encoded by the coding sequence ATGGATTTATCAATTGAAGAGATAGCAATGACAATTGTTGGAAATGCTGGAGAAGCAAGAAGCTTAGCATTTGAAGCTTTAAAAGAAGCAAAAGATGGAAATTATGAGAAAGCAAAAGAGTATTTAGAACAATCTAAAGAAAGAAGTTTAGCTGCTCATGAGATGCAAACAGAGTTAATTTGTAATGAGGCAGATGGAAATGGAATAGAGATGAATTTACTTATGGTACATGCTCAAGATCATTTAATGACTTCTATACTAGCTAGAGAATTAATAGAAGAGATGATTGGATTATATAAAAAATTAGATAAATAA
- a CDS encoding N(4)-(beta-N-acetylglucosaminyl)-L-asparaginase, translated as MKREWGMIATWRMAGDAVGLGADILKNDGKCQDAVEKAIMQVEDYPFYKSVGYGGLPNEDCEVELDAAFMDGKTLSIGAVAGIRDYKNPVSIARKLSEDRFNIFLVGAGAEAYAHKNGFVRQNMLTERAKKTWEKRKKEIYEKNLSPYDGHDTVCMIALDKEEDMAVATSTSGLFMKKRGRVGDSPVSGSGFYVNNEVGGAAATGLGEDIMKGCLSYEVVQRMKKGESPMEAAQGAVMDFTEELKKRRGHAGAISVIALNNKGEWGIGTNVEFTFAAATSDENPQVYIANPIEGTREVKIEPVSKEYMEEYKKSIQKPIE; from the coding sequence ATGAAAAGAGAATGGGGTATGATAGCTACTTGGAGAATGGCAGGAGATGCCGTTGGTTTAGGAGCAGATATACTAAAAAATGATGGAAAATGTCAAGATGCAGTAGAAAAAGCAATTATGCAAGTTGAAGATTATCCATTTTATAAATCTGTAGGTTATGGAGGACTTCCTAATGAAGATTGTGAAGTTGAATTAGATGCAGCTTTTATGGATGGAAAAACATTATCAATTGGAGCAGTAGCTGGAATAAGAGATTATAAAAATCCTGTATCAATAGCTAGAAAATTAAGTGAGGATAGATTTAATATCTTTTTAGTTGGTGCAGGGGCAGAAGCTTATGCTCATAAAAATGGTTTTGTAAGACAAAATATGCTTACTGAAAGAGCTAAAAAGACTTGGGAAAAAAGAAAGAAAGAGATATATGAGAAAAATCTTTCTCCATATGATGGACATGATACAGTGTGTATGATAGCTCTTGATAAAGAGGAAGATATGGCAGTAGCTACTTCTACAAGTGGATTATTTATGAAAAAGAGAGGAAGAGTTGGAGATTCTCCAGTATCAGGATCAGGTTTTTATGTAAATAATGAAGTTGGTGGAGCCGCTGCAACAGGACTTGGTGAAGATATAATGAAAGGTTGTCTTTCATATGAAGTAGTTCAAAGAATGAAAAAAGGAGAAAGTCCTATGGAAGCAGCTCAAGGTGCTGTAATGGATTTCACTGAAGAGTTGAAAAAAAGAAGAGGACATGCTGGAGCAATATCTGTAATTGCCTTAAATAATAAAGGTGAATGGGGAATAGGAACAAATGTAGAATTTACTTTTGCTGCTGCAACTTCTGATGAGAATCCTCAAGTGTATATAGCAAATCCAATTGAGGGAACAAGAGAAGTAAAAATTGAACCTGTTTCTAAAGAATATATGGAAGAATATAAAAAAAGTATTCAAAAACCAATAGAATAA